The Haloplanus natans DSM 17983 genome has a segment encoding these proteins:
- the glmM gene encoding phosphoglucosamine mutase yields MFGTSGIRGPIGETVTAALALSVGRAVGSTDIDRAVIGRDPRHSGEILSDAVSAGLRECGVDVIDIGLAATPTIARSVAWRGADTGISVTASHNPPADNGLKLWQPTGQAFDESRRAEITGRVEAENYDLATWDGIGNERSWDGATERHAEALVDAGTEVSDCSVVVDIGTGAGGVTATALHRLGCAVETINAQPDGSFPARPSEPTEETLTSLRAQVATTDADLGVAHDGDADRLVAVDETGRFVSGDRLLALFAREAVSRGDEVAAPVNTSLAVDDTLEPLGASVTRTRVGDVHVAERATSETVVFGGEPSGAWIWPDETLCPDGPLAACKLAELVDEAGPLSSLLEAVERYPIRRESIETNAKGTRMSQVRDHVVAAYDDVTTIDGVRIGFDDGWVLIRASGTQPLIRLTAEARDPDRADDLLDTARSVVSRAEA; encoded by the coding sequence ATGTTCGGAACGAGCGGCATACGGGGACCGATCGGCGAGACAGTCACGGCTGCCCTCGCGCTGTCGGTCGGACGCGCGGTCGGGAGCACCGATATCGACCGCGCCGTGATCGGCCGCGACCCCCGGCACAGCGGTGAGATCCTCTCGGACGCCGTCTCCGCAGGACTCCGCGAGTGTGGCGTGGACGTGATCGACATCGGCCTCGCGGCGACGCCGACGATCGCTCGGAGTGTTGCGTGGCGGGGTGCAGACACCGGTATTTCGGTGACCGCCTCGCACAACCCGCCGGCCGATAACGGGCTCAAACTCTGGCAACCCACCGGACAGGCGTTCGACGAGTCACGGCGAGCGGAGATTACGGGCCGCGTCGAGGCCGAGAACTACGACCTCGCCACGTGGGACGGGATCGGAAACGAACGGTCGTGGGACGGGGCGACCGAGCGCCACGCCGAGGCGCTGGTCGACGCCGGCACGGAGGTTAGCGATTGCTCGGTCGTCGTCGACATCGGCACCGGTGCGGGCGGCGTCACCGCGACCGCGCTTCACCGACTCGGCTGTGCCGTCGAGACGATCAACGCACAGCCCGACGGCTCCTTTCCCGCACGCCCGAGCGAGCCGACCGAGGAGACTCTGACATCGCTGCGAGCACAGGTCGCGACCACCGACGCCGACCTCGGCGTCGCCCACGACGGCGATGCCGACCGCCTGGTGGCCGTCGACGAGACCGGGCGCTTCGTCTCCGGCGACCGGCTGCTTGCGCTCTTCGCCCGGGAGGCGGTCTCACGTGGCGACGAGGTCGCAGCGCCGGTCAACACGAGTCTCGCCGTCGACGACACGCTGGAGCCCCTTGGCGCGTCCGTGACGCGTACGCGAGTTGGTGATGTCCACGTCGCCGAGCGCGCGACCAGTGAGACGGTGGTCTTCGGCGGCGAGCCGAGTGGGGCGTGGATCTGGCCCGACGAGACGCTCTGTCCGGACGGCCCGCTCGCCGCGTGCAAACTCGCCGAACTGGTCGACGAGGCGGGGCCGCTCTCCTCGCTGCTCGAAGCGGTCGAACGCTATCCAATTCGGCGTGAGAGTATCGAGACCAACGCGAAGGGCACGCGCATGTCGCAGGTGCGCGACCACGTCGTAGCGGCGTACGACGACGTCACCACGATCGACGGCGTCCGCATTGGCTTCGATGATGGTTGGGTGTTGATCCGGGCAAGCGGGACTCAGCCGCTGATCCGGCTGACGGCCGAAGCGCGCGATCCCGACCGGGCTGACGACCTGCTTGATACGGCCCGGTCGGTCGTTAGTCGGGCTGAGGCGTGA
- the glmU gene encoding bifunctional sugar-1-phosphate nucleotidylyltransferase/acetyltransferase: MQTVVLAAGEGTRIRPLTANRPKPSLPVTNRSLLAHTLSAAVDAGATSITLVVGYEKDAIVDAIGDEFEHTPVEYVVQDVPRGTAHAVRTAKPTLDDEPFAVLNGDVLYDVDSLETLFESGPAVGSYRVDDPSNYGVLTTADDPSQRVTGVVEKPDDPPSNLINTGSYVFPADAQAWLDVNQSDRGEMELTDVLDRTCAEYDVDAVPFERWLDVGRPWELLEANEWKLEELDTDLRGTVSDDATLRGAVVVEEGAHVKEGVTIEGPALIREGATVGPNAYVRGSTVVGPDARVGHSVEVKNSVLMAGATVGHLSYVGDSILGRDVNFGAGTTVANLRHGDEDVKTVVKGEVTSTNRRKFGVVLGDGAKTGINTTLNAGVMLPAGSRTMPDETILRTPASDDADASESESATRQTD; encoded by the coding sequence ATGCAAACCGTCGTCCTAGCCGCAGGCGAGGGCACCCGAATCCGTCCCCTCACCGCCAATCGACCCAAGCCGAGCCTCCCGGTCACGAACCGCTCTCTCCTCGCACACACGCTCTCGGCGGCCGTCGACGCCGGCGCGACCTCGATCACCCTCGTCGTCGGCTACGAGAAAGACGCGATCGTGGACGCCATCGGCGACGAGTTCGAGCACACGCCGGTCGAGTACGTCGTTCAGGACGTCCCGCGCGGCACGGCCCACGCGGTCCGCACGGCGAAGCCCACGCTCGACGACGAACCGTTCGCCGTGCTCAACGGCGACGTGCTCTACGACGTCGACTCCCTCGAAACCCTCTTCGAGTCCGGTCCCGCGGTCGGCTCCTATCGCGTCGACGACCCATCCAACTACGGCGTCCTCACCACGGCCGACGACCCATCCCAGCGAGTCACCGGCGTCGTCGAAAAGCCCGACGACCCGCCGTCGAACCTCATCAACACGGGCTCGTACGTCTTCCCCGCCGACGCGCAGGCGTGGCTCGACGTCAACCAGAGCGACCGCGGCGAGATGGAACTCACGGACGTGCTCGACCGCACCTGCGCAGAATATGACGTCGACGCCGTCCCCTTCGAGCGCTGGCTCGACGTCGGTCGCCCGTGGGAGCTCCTCGAGGCAAACGAGTGGAAACTGGAGGAACTCGACACCGACCTCCGCGGGACCGTCAGCGACGACGCGACCCTGCGTGGGGCCGTCGTCGTCGAGGAGGGCGCACACGTGAAAGAGGGCGTTACCATCGAGGGGCCGGCGCTTATCCGCGAGGGCGCGACTGTCGGCCCGAACGCGTACGTCCGGGGGTCCACCGTCGTCGGCCCGGACGCCAGGGTCGGCCACTCGGTCGAAGTCAAAAACAGCGTGCTCATGGCAGGCGCGACCGTGGGCCATCTCTCGTACGTCGGCGACAGCATCCTCGGTCGCGACGTGAACTTCGGGGCGGGCACGACGGTCGCGAATCTCCGTCACGGCGACGAAGACGTGAAGACCGTCGTCAAGGGCGAGGTCACCTCGACGAACCGCCGGAAGTTCGGCGTCGTCCTCGGCGACGGGGCGAAGACCGGCATCAACACGACCCTCAACGCGGGCGTCATGCTGCCCGCTGGCTCCCGGACGATGCCCGACGAGACGATCCTTCGGACGCCGGCCAGTGACGACGCCGACGCGTCCGAGTCCGAATCAGCCACGAGGCAGACCGACTGA
- a CDS encoding Cdc6/Cdc18 family protein, translating to MEHPSGTDGTNGSPDDDGDPLFRYDRPIFRDKTLLEIGHLPDPDKVVGRDTQMQRVANALNPAIFGEAPTALLIFGKTGTGKSLTARMVTERLKPEAAERGTSVETVILDCGEETTETAAVKTIANKLNDADETGVTVPLRGLSKSDYYKRLWTIVDTMTDIVFVIFDEVDMLEDDEVLRTLSRARENQKIVDSRVGIIGISNQLDYPDNLSERVKSSLQHTDLVFPAYDANQLNEILERRKEAFKPGVLTDDVIPLVSALAAREHGDARKAIDILRIAGDIAKDEDAEMVTEAHARQAKEQTEINRVRELIDGETQLAKLVLSALVLQAEQQEGAVPTQAVYEQYTQIATAMDTKTVSERRVSDILKQFNFHSVVRSERVGRGRGRGITNRHRIIEDLDIVKKALSRDADITYFE from the coding sequence ATGGAACACCCCTCCGGAACGGACGGCACGAACGGTTCGCCTGATGATGACGGCGACCCACTGTTTCGCTACGACCGGCCCATTTTCCGCGACAAGACCTTACTCGAAATCGGACATTTGCCCGACCCAGACAAAGTAGTTGGCCGAGATACACAGATGCAGCGAGTTGCAAATGCACTGAATCCGGCAATCTTCGGTGAAGCACCGACTGCTCTCCTCATCTTCGGAAAAACTGGGACGGGAAAAAGCCTGACCGCGCGGATGGTCACGGAGCGACTCAAACCTGAGGCTGCCGAGCGAGGCACGTCCGTCGAGACCGTAATTCTCGATTGTGGTGAGGAAACGACGGAAACGGCTGCGGTCAAAACGATCGCAAATAAACTGAACGACGCTGACGAAACGGGGGTCACCGTTCCGCTTCGAGGGCTGTCGAAATCAGATTACTACAAGCGACTCTGGACGATCGTCGACACGATGACCGACATTGTGTTCGTGATATTCGACGAGGTCGACATGCTCGAAGATGACGAGGTGCTCCGCACACTCTCACGGGCTCGCGAAAATCAGAAAATCGTCGATTCACGGGTTGGAATCATCGGTATCTCGAATCAGCTTGACTATCCCGACAATCTCTCCGAGCGCGTGAAATCGAGTCTGCAACATACCGACCTCGTCTTCCCTGCATACGACGCAAATCAGTTGAACGAAATCCTCGAGCGCCGGAAAGAAGCGTTCAAGCCGGGCGTCCTGACTGACGACGTCATTCCGCTCGTCTCGGCCCTGGCTGCTCGCGAACACGGCGATGCTCGCAAAGCGATCGATATCCTTCGGATCGCGGGTGATATCGCAAAGGACGAAGACGCAGAAATGGTCACAGAAGCCCACGCTCGGCAAGCCAAAGAACAGACCGAAATTAACCGGGTGCGGGAACTAATCGACGGGGAAACGCAGCTAGCGAAGCTGGTGCTTAGTGCGCTCGTTCTCCAGGCGGAACAGCAAGAGGGGGCTGTCCCAACGCAGGCAGTGTACGAGCAGTACACGCAGATCGCGACCGCTATGGATACCAAGACAGTATCCGAACGCCGCGTATCCGATATTCTCAAGCAGTTTAATTTCCACTCGGTGGTGCGGTCGGAGCGTGTCGGCCGCGGCCGTGGTCGCGGCATCACCAACAGACACCGCATCATCGAGGATCTCGATATCGTGAAAAAAGCTCTCTCCAGAGACGCAGATATCACGTACTTCGAGTGA
- a CDS encoding sulfatase produces the protein MSKNVVLLVMDTARASETRHVREYLSDSKLADLAAEGTTYTEVFTSSPWTLPSHTSLFTGTYTSKHGTHAGHKSYDGQFPTLAEKLSAAGYETIGITNNAWVTDEFGLARGFEKFRKVWQYIQTETDLGEIKLTTHGTDQIIETANALLNGDLIANLINTFYGKFLYRRSDYGAARTNTLVEQWLTNRETDDPFFLFLNYLEPHLDYQPPKEWAQPFLPDDATYRDAMAVPQKPWEYVAGTLSVSDSEFELLRALYRGEIAYLDHQIGALRSLLDRHGEWEDTVFVIVGDHGENIGDHGLMDHQYSVHDTLLHVPLTITGGAFVDGGEADRLVQMLDLYPTILNIAGVSVPDHVQGVSFHPNAVTEPREQVVAEYCSPQPTIERLSEQTGVPREELTQYDRSLRALRTSDYKLVRDSRDTVELFDMTTDGETDPCTEPKVREELEARLDDWLASFEQNMGNGAIDMSDSMKQKLEDLGYLQ, from the coding sequence ATGAGTAAGAATGTGGTATTGCTGGTTATGGATACGGCCCGGGCGTCGGAAACACGACACGTTCGAGAATATCTCTCCGACTCGAAACTTGCTGATCTCGCCGCTGAGGGGACTACCTACACCGAAGTATTTACGAGCTCGCCGTGGACCCTCCCGTCCCACACGTCACTGTTTACCGGGACATACACCTCAAAACACGGAACCCACGCGGGACACAAATCATACGACGGACAGTTTCCAACGCTCGCTGAGAAGCTCTCAGCAGCAGGTTACGAAACCATTGGAATCACAAATAATGCCTGGGTCACTGATGAATTCGGCTTGGCACGGGGATTCGAGAAATTCCGCAAAGTCTGGCAGTACATTCAAACCGAAACCGATCTGGGCGAGATTAAGCTCACTACCCACGGCACCGATCAGATCATTGAAACCGCAAATGCGCTCCTGAACGGTGATCTGATAGCGAACCTTATCAACACGTTCTATGGAAAGTTCCTCTATCGGCGCTCCGATTACGGAGCGGCACGGACGAATACACTCGTTGAGCAGTGGCTCACTAACCGAGAGACGGACGATCCGTTCTTTCTATTTCTCAACTATCTCGAACCTCATCTGGATTACCAGCCACCAAAGGAGTGGGCGCAACCGTTTCTCCCAGACGACGCCACCTACAGGGATGCGATGGCAGTTCCACAGAAACCCTGGGAGTACGTCGCCGGCACCCTGTCTGTATCAGATTCGGAGTTTGAACTGTTACGAGCGCTCTACCGCGGGGAGATCGCGTATCTCGACCACCAAATCGGTGCCCTGCGGTCGCTGCTCGACCGACACGGCGAGTGGGAGGATACCGTCTTCGTGATCGTCGGGGATCACGGCGAGAACATCGGCGACCACGGCTTGATGGACCACCAGTACTCCGTCCACGACACGCTTTTGCACGTGCCTCTAACCATCACTGGTGGGGCGTTTGTGGACGGCGGCGAGGCCGACCGACTGGTCCAGATGCTGGATCTGTACCCGACGATCCTGAATATCGCTGGCGTATCGGTACCCGATCACGTCCAAGGGGTGTCGTTCCATCCTAACGCGGTGACCGAGCCACGAGAGCAGGTCGTAGCCGAGTATTGTTCACCACAACCGACAATCGAACGCCTGAGCGAGCAGACGGGGGTCCCCCGGGAAGAACTCACCCAGTACGATCGATCGTTGCGGGCACTCAGAACCAGCGACTACAAGCTCGTTCGGGATTCGCGGGACACCGTCGAGTTGTTCGATATGACTACAGATGGCGAGACCGACCCTTGTACAGAGCCGAAGGTACGAGAGGAACTCGAAGCACGGCTCGATGACTGGCTCGCCTCCTTCGAGCAGAATATGGGCAATGGTGCGATTGATATGAGCGATAGTATGAAACAGAAATTGGAAGATTTGGGCTACCTGCAGTGA
- a CDS encoding IS1595 family transposase, with the protein MMPIKTFVSERRAANLLSQIRWRDGVYCPRCRGESVIRYGSYRVFQRYLCKDCDRTFNDQTGMVFEHSAVALRKWFLAVYTYIRFNTSLRQLDVEIDVSYKTIYRRVQRFLQALDAPQFHLKGPVEIDEFYVKAGRKGRERDGPSRSRGLSTRGRGTYTEDKPPVFVLADRGSGERYVIPAKAATESTIRLLLADRQQESLTVYTDGFQAYEPLEEDDAVTREYVVHGDGEYVDGAVHVNTCESHASLARRWLSPHRGVSKGRLTPYLRAFQLRREVF; encoded by the coding sequence ATGATGCCAATCAAGACGTTCGTCTCGGAGCGTCGGGCCGCGAATCTGCTGTCACAGATTCGCTGGCGTGACGGCGTCTATTGCCCACGCTGCCGTGGCGAATCCGTGATTCGGTACGGCAGCTATCGGGTATTTCAGCGGTATCTGTGTAAGGATTGCGACCGCACGTTCAACGATCAGACAGGCATGGTGTTCGAACACTCTGCGGTCGCACTCAGAAAATGGTTTCTCGCCGTCTACACGTACATCCGCTTCAACACCAGTCTGAGACAGCTAGATGTCGAAATCGACGTTTCGTACAAGACGATCTATCGGCGCGTCCAGCGCTTCCTGCAGGCGCTGGACGCGCCCCAGTTCCATCTCAAGGGACCGGTTGAGATCGACGAATTCTACGTGAAGGCGGGACGCAAAGGCCGCGAGCGCGACGGGCCGTCGCGCTCGCGTGGGCTGTCCACGCGCGGACGTGGAACGTACACTGAAGACAAGCCACCTGTGTTCGTCCTCGCGGATCGTGGTAGCGGTGAGCGGTACGTGATCCCTGCGAAAGCCGCCACCGAGTCAACGATTCGACTCCTGCTGGCCGATCGCCAGCAGGAGTCGCTGACCGTCTATACCGATGGCTTTCAGGCATACGAACCGCTTGAAGAGGACGACGCAGTCACTCGTGAATACGTCGTCCACGGCGACGGCGAGTACGTTGATGGAGCCGTTCACGTGAACACCTGCGAGAGCCACGCGTCGCTGGCGCGACGGTGGCTCTCGCCACATCGGGGCGTCTCGAAAGGCAGACTCACACCATATCTCCGAGCGTTTCAGCTCCGCCGTGAGGTGTTCTGA
- a CDS encoding 5'-nucleotidase C-terminal domain-containing protein — MDSNHTTRPHRRIVTVLLVVALFVATLPVGGAGPVAAQTTTDGQIPISELQSNTTSDGASAYAGQTVTVTGTVTAVSPDGFFVQNASASDVAYSGLFAYSGGSPDVSVGDTVEVTSLLKEHYGLTELDLTAESASVNVTGTGAVPEAVSLSTAEAGQEAYESVLVTVSGLTVSSTPGPYGEWAVTDGSGSLAVDDVDTGDSATPSTSGVSVDAVEGPIYYSFGAFKLQPKVITGLGGQTGDTGTDTTEITLVGYNDIGKAAAGARDDDLGRMITLIDQQRAESEGPVFVAGGGDEVSPHALRNYAGLENGYEPPVTALNLIDPDAEVVQNHELDYDEDAGTNDFEVFENISAESTYPWLLANVEKTSDGSNLPGTQDYTVVERDGVRVGYFGVTDGAIDSKTDGVVSRNGYEVTDPVVAAQNVTDTLRTEENVDVVVALAPLGIPDSKALARNVDGIDALISGDDQQRYPPQQTDGVLIAETSGRANAIATMTLTVDTANNTVTDASGELIDVTTDTPRNDTWKAYINPLRENYLDTPVVRAEMPEHTGVGSSYTDDTATGALLMDGVRNYTGADVAVTNAGGIRDTLYPSEYGAGEEFEITRGMVTSTLSFGNNIVVVEVTGAELREILRSQITPLEYDYQYGTQIQQQVAGVTFEWVPHTNSSSPGEGDGEIRDLTIDGEPVNDSATYTLATNSYIADGGSGYPLADKPRVKIYTDTTMAQGVLAYLSARERIDADEVDTERGDRMRRVDETLGANAVTRTETDTDTTLTVDVPARVTGVEDEAVLADRTGTRVTTTDVQLDGEARTVTVTVPASDFDAFGTDPLAAGSGVDLYVPYTDAEYSSQYENFDTAVLNVELDRDAPDGTPATPTVAVTDVTLESGDAAVVPITLSAAPDGFAGGTLTVSVSDPTVAEVEAASYPESLLSREPQITENDSSVTLAVADVEKEIQSGATDSALAELTLAANGTGTTTLTVVIDRFDDDNGTSMSVAAGRATVTAGPPMVDGVPPTDIDSDGAYEDLNGNGRLDYDDVTILFDNFEDAAINQNAVAYDFNGNGRVDYDDIVTLYHTV; from the coding sequence GTGGACTCGAATCACACTACACGGCCACACAGACGCATCGTCACGGTTCTGCTCGTCGTCGCACTGTTCGTCGCGACGCTTCCTGTCGGAGGCGCGGGACCCGTCGCGGCCCAGACAACGACGGACGGTCAGATACCGATCTCGGAACTCCAGTCAAACACCACGAGCGACGGCGCGTCGGCGTACGCCGGCCAGACCGTCACAGTAACTGGGACGGTGACGGCCGTCTCGCCCGACGGCTTCTTTGTCCAGAACGCCTCCGCGTCGGACGTCGCCTACAGCGGTCTCTTCGCGTACAGCGGTGGCTCACCCGACGTCTCGGTCGGCGACACGGTCGAGGTCACCTCCCTCCTGAAAGAGCACTACGGTCTGACAGAACTCGATCTCACGGCGGAGTCGGCCTCCGTCAACGTCACCGGGACCGGTGCGGTGCCCGAGGCGGTTTCGCTGTCTACTGCGGAAGCGGGCCAGGAGGCGTACGAGAGCGTCCTGGTCACCGTCTCCGGCCTCACAGTCTCGTCGACACCGGGCCCGTACGGTGAGTGGGCGGTCACGGACGGGAGCGGTTCGCTCGCCGTCGACGACGTCGACACGGGTGACTCTGCCACGCCATCGACGTCGGGTGTGTCCGTCGACGCTGTCGAAGGACCGATCTACTACAGTTTCGGCGCGTTCAAACTCCAGCCCAAGGTGATAACCGGCCTCGGGGGGCAAACGGGTGACACCGGCACGGACACGACGGAGATCACCCTCGTCGGCTACAACGACATCGGCAAGGCGGCGGCGGGAGCCCGCGACGACGACCTCGGTCGGATGATCACGCTGATCGACCAACAGCGCGCCGAGAGCGAGGGCCCGGTGTTCGTCGCCGGCGGCGGTGACGAGGTCAGCCCCCACGCGCTTCGCAACTACGCGGGCCTGGAGAACGGCTACGAACCGCCGGTGACGGCGCTGAACCTCATCGATCCCGACGCCGAGGTCGTCCAGAACCACGAACTCGACTACGACGAGGACGCGGGTACGAACGACTTCGAGGTCTTCGAGAACATCTCCGCGGAGTCGACGTACCCGTGGCTGCTCGCGAACGTCGAGAAAACGAGCGACGGATCGAACCTCCCCGGCACACAGGACTACACCGTCGTCGAACGTGACGGCGTCCGCGTCGGCTACTTCGGAGTCACCGATGGTGCGATCGATTCGAAGACCGACGGCGTCGTCTCTCGGAACGGTTACGAGGTGACAGACCCGGTCGTGGCCGCACAGAACGTGACCGACACGCTCCGTACCGAGGAGAACGTCGATGTGGTCGTCGCGCTCGCACCGCTCGGTATTCCCGACTCGAAGGCCCTCGCGCGAAACGTCGACGGCATCGACGCGCTCATCTCGGGCGACGACCAGCAACGGTATCCGCCCCAGCAGACCGACGGCGTGCTCATCGCCGAGACGAGCGGCCGGGCGAACGCCATCGCGACGATGACGCTCACGGTCGACACCGCGAACAACACGGTGACCGACGCATCGGGCGAACTAATCGACGTGACGACCGACACGCCCCGCAACGACACGTGGAAAGCGTACATCAACCCACTCCGGGAGAACTACCTCGACACGCCCGTCGTGCGCGCGGAGATGCCAGAGCACACCGGCGTCGGCTCCAGTTACACCGACGACACCGCGACGGGGGCGCTCCTCATGGACGGTGTCCGCAACTACACTGGTGCTGACGTCGCCGTCACGAACGCTGGTGGCATCCGCGACACGCTCTATCCGAGCGAGTACGGCGCGGGTGAGGAGTTCGAGATCACCCGTGGGATGGTCACGTCGACGCTGTCGTTCGGAAACAACATCGTCGTGGTCGAGGTGACCGGCGCGGAGTTGCGCGAGATTCTCCGCAGTCAGATTACGCCACTCGAGTACGACTACCAGTACGGCACGCAGATCCAACAGCAGGTCGCCGGCGTCACCTTCGAGTGGGTGCCGCACACGAACAGCTCTTCACCCGGTGAGGGCGACGGAGAGATTCGCGACCTGACCATCGACGGTGAACCAGTGAACGACTCCGCGACGTACACACTCGCGACGAACTCCTACATCGCCGATGGCGGGAGCGGCTACCCGCTCGCCGACAAACCGCGCGTGAAGATCTACACCGATACCACGATGGCTCAGGGCGTCCTCGCGTACCTGAGCGCGCGCGAACGGATCGACGCCGACGAGGTCGACACGGAACGCGGCGACCGGATGCGGCGCGTCGACGAGACGCTCGGGGCGAACGCGGTCACTCGAACCGAGACAGACACCGACACCACCCTCACCGTCGACGTCCCGGCCCGGGTTACGGGCGTCGAAGACGAGGCGGTGCTCGCAGATCGCACCGGCACGCGCGTTACCACGACAGACGTCCAGTTAGACGGCGAGGCTAGAACGGTCACTGTGACCGTCCCGGCGAGTGACTTCGACGCGTTCGGGACCGATCCGCTCGCGGCTGGGTCGGGCGTCGATCTGTACGTCCCCTACACCGACGCCGAGTACAGCAGTCAGTACGAGAACTTCGACACCGCGGTGCTGAACGTCGAACTCGACCGGGACGCCCCCGACGGTACGCCCGCGACGCCGACGGTTGCGGTGACCGACGTGACGCTGGAGTCGGGTGACGCCGCAGTCGTTCCCATCACGCTCTCTGCGGCCCCCGACGGCTTCGCCGGCGGCACACTGACCGTCTCCGTCTCCGACCCGACTGTCGCGGAGGTCGAGGCTGCGAGCTACCCCGAGAGCCTGCTGAGCCGCGAGCCACAGATCACGGAGAACGACTCCTCGGTCACGCTTGCCGTCGCCGACGTGGAAAAAGAGATTCAGTCCGGTGCGACCGACAGCGCGCTCGCCGAACTCACCCTCGCGGCGAACGGCACTGGCACGACCACCCTGACCGTCGTAATCGATCGGTTCGACGACGACAACGGCACAAGTATGTCGGTCGCGGCCGGCCGTGCGACCGTGACAGCGGGTCCACCGATGGTCGACGGCGTGCCCCCGACCGACATCGACAGTGACGGCGCGTACGAGGACCTGAACGGAAACGGGCGACTCGACTACGACGACGTGACGATCCTGTTCGACAACTTCGAAGACGCAGCGATCAACCAGAACGCGGTCGCCTACGACTTCAACGGGAACGGCCGGGTCGACTACGACGACATCGTCACGCTGTATCATACTGTTTAG
- a CDS encoding tyrosine-type recombinase/integrase, whose translation MRRSISLTGQHPACGHPLRESQDANHVGEGKCGRQKLHPIRLLHENLDYLTCEWVEKQRQSYAPAADSDYLFLTQQKPKMRPSYISRIVKEQAKEAGVNEPITEDANGNTRWLVTANTFRHSMASHSANGTQPADPNGDGIPVHMLAKVLGHRKLDTTMKYVSTDWNQIGKVLRERGHR comes from the coding sequence ATACGGCGTTCGATCAGTCTAACTGGCCAACATCCAGCTTGCGGACATCCACTTCGGGAATCGCAAGATGCGAATCACGTCGGCGAAGGTAAATGCGGGCGACAAAAACTACATCCGATACGTCTACTACACGAGAATTTGGACTACCTAACGTGCGAGTGGGTCGAGAAGCAGCGCCAGTCATACGCGCCGGCAGCCGACTCCGACTACCTCTTTCTCACCCAGCAGAAGCCGAAGATGCGGCCGAGCTACATCAGTCGGATCGTGAAAGAGCAGGCCAAAGAGGCGGGCGTCAACGAACCGATCACCGAAGACGCCAACGGGAACACGAGGTGGCTCGTGACCGCAAACACGTTTCGCCATTCGATGGCGTCCCACTCAGCGAACGGGACACAACCTGCCGATCCGAACGGAGACGGAATCCCCGTCCACATGTTGGCCAAGGTTCTCGGACACCGGAAGCTGGATACGACGATGAAGTACGTCTCGACGGACTGGAACCAGATTGGGAAGGTGCTTCGTGAGCGGGGTCATCGGTAA
- a CDS encoding IS1595 family transposase, giving the protein MFPIRTFVSERRAANLLAQVRWRDGVYCPRCRGESVIRYGGYRVFQRYLCKDCDRTFNDQTGTIFEHSSVALRKWSLAVYTYIRFNTSLRQLDVEIDVSYKTIYRRVQRFLQALDAPRLQLEGPVEIDEFYVKAGLKGRERDQPSRSRGLSTRGRGTYAEDKLAVFVLADRGSGERHVIPTKAATESGIRLLLADRQQESVTVYTDGFRAYDPLDEDDAFTREYVVHGDGEYVDGAVHVNTCESHASLARRWLSPHRGVSKDRLTPYIRAFQLRREVFRKPGKEALKTILGTAL; this is encoded by the coding sequence ATGTTCCCTATCAGGACGTTCGTCTCGGAGCGTCGCGCCGCGAACCTGCTGGCACAGGTTCGCTGGCGCGACGGCGTCTATTGCCCACGCTGCCGTGGCGAATCTGTGATTCGGTACGGCGGCTATCGCGTGTTTCAGCGGTATCTCTGTAAGGATTGCGACCGCACGTTCAACGATCAGACCGGCACGATCTTCGAACATTCTTCGGTGGCGCTCAGAAAGTGGTCTCTCGCCGTCTACACGTACATCCGCTTCAACACAAGTCTCAGGCAATTAGACGTAGAGATTGACGTTTCATACAAGACGATCTACCGGCGCGTCCAGCGCTTCCTGCAGGCGCTGGACGCGCCTCGACTACAGCTCGAAGGCCCGGTCGAGATAGATGAATTCTACGTGAAAGCAGGTCTCAAGGGCCGCGAGCGCGACCAGCCGTCGCGCTCGCGTGGCCTGTCTACGCGCGGACGTGGAACATACGCTGAGGACAAGCTCGCTGTGTTTGTTCTCGCTGATCGCGGCAGTGGTGAACGACACGTGATCCCGACGAAAGCCGCGACCGAATCGGGGATTCGACTCCTGCTGGCCGACCGCCAGCAGGAGTCGGTAACCGTCTACACAGACGGCTTTCGGGCATACGATCCACTTGACGAGGACGACGCATTCACCCGTGAATACGTCGTCCACGGTGACGGCGAGTACGTTGATGGAGCCGTTCACGTGAACACCTGCGAGAGCCACGCGTCGCTGGCGCGACGGTGGCTCTCGCCGCATCGAGGTGTGTCTAAAGACAGACTCACGCCGTATATCCGAGCGTTTCAGCTCCGTCGAGAAGTGTTCCGCAAACCGGGGAAAGAAGCGCTCAAAACCATCCTCGGAACTGCGCTATGA